A single window of Pseudarthrobacter defluvii DNA harbors:
- the glmM gene encoding phosphoglucosamine mutase: MSRLFGTDGVRGLANGLLTAELALQLAQAAAVVLGHDRAANGARPRAVLARDPRASGEFIAAAVEAGLSSSGIDVYDAGVLPTPAAAYLVADLDADFGVMISASHNPAPDNGIKFFARGGQKLPDEVEDAIEAQMSKEAVRPTGADVGRIQRFSDAEDRYIVHLLRTLPHRLDGLTVVLDCANGAASGCSPQLFKDAGAEVIVIGADPDGLNINDGVGSTHLGPLKEAVVKYGFNLGIAHDGDADRCLAVDHEGNEVDGDQIMAILAVALKKSGKLKDDVLVATVMSNLGLKIALREAGITIVETAVGDRYVLEGMRDGGYNLGGEQSGHVIFSDHATTGDGLLTGLQLAAQVALTQKPLKELATVMTKLPQVLINVRGVDRSRVSSNDVLAQAVAAAEAALGETGRVLLRPSGTEPVVRVMVEAADEETAQSIAEHLAQVVRTELALELASN, translated from the coding sequence GTGTCTAGATTATTTGGAACAGATGGTGTCCGGGGGCTGGCCAACGGCCTGCTGACAGCAGAACTGGCCCTGCAGCTGGCCCAGGCGGCCGCCGTCGTACTCGGCCATGACCGTGCTGCCAACGGTGCGAGGCCCCGCGCCGTGCTGGCCCGGGATCCCCGCGCCAGCGGCGAATTCATTGCCGCAGCCGTGGAAGCCGGCCTTTCCAGCTCAGGGATCGACGTCTACGACGCGGGCGTCCTGCCCACCCCCGCCGCCGCCTACCTCGTTGCGGATCTGGACGCGGACTTCGGCGTCATGATCTCCGCCTCGCACAACCCCGCTCCGGACAACGGCATCAAGTTCTTCGCCCGCGGCGGCCAGAAGCTCCCCGACGAGGTGGAGGACGCCATCGAAGCCCAGATGAGCAAGGAAGCCGTCCGCCCCACCGGCGCCGACGTGGGCCGCATCCAGCGCTTCTCAGACGCCGAGGACCGCTACATCGTCCACCTGCTCCGCACCCTTCCGCACCGCCTGGACGGCCTCACCGTGGTGCTGGACTGCGCCAACGGTGCCGCCAGCGGCTGCTCGCCCCAGCTTTTCAAGGACGCCGGTGCCGAAGTTATTGTCATCGGCGCAGATCCTGACGGCTTGAACATCAACGACGGCGTCGGCTCCACCCACCTCGGCCCGCTCAAGGAAGCCGTGGTCAAGTACGGCTTCAACCTGGGCATCGCCCACGACGGCGACGCCGACCGGTGCCTCGCCGTGGACCACGAAGGCAACGAGGTGGACGGCGACCAGATCATGGCCATTCTCGCCGTCGCGCTCAAGAAGTCCGGCAAGCTGAAGGACGATGTCCTGGTGGCCACGGTCATGAGCAATCTGGGCCTCAAGATCGCCCTCCGCGAGGCCGGCATCACCATCGTGGAAACGGCAGTGGGGGACCGCTACGTCCTGGAAGGCATGCGCGACGGCGGCTACAACCTGGGTGGCGAACAGTCCGGCCACGTGATCTTCTCCGACCACGCCACCACCGGTGACGGCCTCCTCACCGGCCTGCAGCTCGCCGCGCAGGTAGCGCTGACCCAAAAGCCGCTCAAGGAGCTGGCCACCGTGATGACTAAGCTCCCGCAGGTCCTCATCAACGTCAGGGGCGTGGACCGCAGCCGAGTCAGCAGCAACGACGTCCTGGCCCAAGCCGTCGCCGCGGCGGAAGCAGCGCTCGGCGAAACCGGCCGCGTTTTGCTCCGACCCTCCGGCACAGAGCCCGTGGTTCGCGTGATGGTGGAAGCCGCCGACGAAGAGACGGCCCAGTCCATCGCCGAGCACCTGGCCCAGGTGGTCCGGACCGAGCTCGCGCTGGAGCTCGCCTCAAACTAG
- a CDS encoding prepilin peptidase, with amino-acid sequence MANSYSITMLLVLGAALLGAILSPIAETMIARLLPRLGDLPRFQTRITTAALTGLVCAAFAAHFGFSLSLPGFFLLAVLGAQLGRIDVALHLLPNPLVLILLAGGLFLLLLPGVFGKQSDNLLRAALGAVILFAAYLTLGLISPGAIGMGDVKLAAPVGLYLGYLGWSHLLYGGLLGFVLNGVVSIMVISRKGRNRAAEVAHGPSMLGALTVVTLFVTQSPPP; translated from the coding sequence GTGGCGAACTCATACTCCATCACTATGCTCTTAGTCCTTGGTGCAGCCCTTTTGGGAGCCATCCTCTCCCCCATCGCCGAGACCATGATCGCCAGGCTGCTTCCCAGGCTTGGTGACCTACCCCGTTTCCAGACACGAATTACGACGGCGGCACTCACCGGCCTCGTCTGCGCCGCCTTCGCGGCGCATTTTGGTTTCTCCTTAAGTCTTCCAGGCTTCTTTTTACTCGCAGTATTGGGTGCACAGCTCGGGCGGATCGATGTGGCGCTCCATTTGCTCCCCAATCCCCTCGTATTGATACTTCTGGCCGGCGGCCTTTTCCTACTTTTGTTGCCAGGAGTATTTGGTAAGCAATCTGATAATTTGCTTCGGGCAGCCCTGGGAGCGGTCATTTTGTTTGCCGCCTACCTGACTTTGGGACTTATTTCTCCTGGCGCCATCGGAATGGGCGACGTGAAGCTCGCAGCCCCTGTCGGCCTTTACCTCGGGTACCTAGGGTGGAGCCACCTCCTCTACGGTGGCCTCCTTGGGTTCGTCCTGAACGGCGTCGTTTCGATAATGGTGATCAGCAGAAAAGGCCGGAATAGAGCCGCGGAAGTAGCTCACGGACCCTCGATGCTCGGCGCCCTCACGGTAGTCACGCTCTTCGTCACCCAGTCCCCACCGCCGTAG
- the rplM gene encoding 50S ribosomal protein L13, with the protein MRTYTPKPGDINRQWHVIDATDVVLGRLASQTAILLRGKHKATFASHMDMGDFVIIINAEKVALTGAKLEQKRAYRHSGYPGGLTSVNYAELLESNPVRAVEKAIKGMLPKNSLAAQQLGKLKVYRGAEHPHAAQQPKTFEITQVAQ; encoded by the coding sequence GTGCGTACGTACACCCCGAAGCCCGGCGATATCAACCGCCAGTGGCACGTCATTGACGCCACCGACGTTGTCCTTGGTCGTCTTGCAAGCCAGACCGCAATCCTGCTGCGCGGCAAGCACAAGGCCACATTCGCATCCCACATGGACATGGGCGACTTTGTCATCATCATCAACGCCGAGAAGGTAGCCCTGACGGGCGCCAAGCTGGAGCAGAAGCGGGCATACCGCCACTCCGGTTACCCGGGCGGCCTGACCTCTGTCAACTACGCGGAACTGCTGGAATCCAACCCGGTCCGCGCCGTTGAGAAGGCCATCAAGGGCATGCTCCCCAAGAACTCCCTGGCTGCCCAGCAGCTCGGCAAGCTGAAGGTGTACCGCGGTGCTGAGCACCCCCACGCCGCCCAGCAGCCCAAGACTTTCGAAATCACCCAGGTCGCCCAGTAG
- the coaA gene encoding type I pantothenate kinase has translation MTSQRNDANGEGASPFVELDRQTWSRLAAQMEQPLNEEDVLRLRGLGDPLDINEVRDVYLPLSRLLHLYVEAAGQLHAATTTFLGEQTQRTPFVIGVAGSVAVGKSTIARVLREMLRRWPGTPNVELITTDGFLYPLAELKRRQLLDRKGFPESYDRRALLRFVSEIKGGAEEVRAPWYSHVTYDIVPGKEVVVRRPDVLIVEGLNVLAPARPRHDGRQGLALSDFFDFSIYVDAKTSYIEEWYVDRFRKLRSTAFAQPESYFHRYATLSDEEAENTARDIWKRINEPNLEENVLPTRGRAQLVLTKEADHSIRRMLLRKV, from the coding sequence GTGACTTCGCAACGCAACGACGCGAACGGGGAGGGTGCCTCACCGTTCGTGGAGCTGGACCGGCAGACCTGGTCCCGCCTCGCAGCCCAGATGGAACAGCCCCTTAATGAAGAGGACGTGCTGCGCCTTCGCGGGCTCGGTGACCCCCTGGATATCAACGAAGTCAGGGATGTCTACCTGCCGCTGTCACGGCTGCTGCACCTGTATGTGGAGGCGGCAGGGCAGCTGCACGCTGCCACCACCACGTTCCTGGGCGAGCAGACCCAGCGCACCCCGTTCGTGATCGGTGTGGCCGGGTCCGTGGCCGTCGGCAAGTCCACCATCGCCCGCGTGCTGCGGGAAATGCTGCGCCGGTGGCCTGGCACCCCCAACGTGGAGCTCATCACCACCGACGGTTTCCTCTACCCCCTGGCCGAGCTGAAGCGCCGGCAGCTGCTGGACCGGAAGGGCTTCCCGGAGTCCTATGACCGGCGGGCGCTGCTGCGGTTCGTGAGCGAGATCAAGGGCGGCGCCGAGGAAGTGCGTGCGCCCTGGTACTCCCACGTCACCTATGACATCGTGCCCGGTAAGGAAGTGGTGGTCCGCCGCCCGGACGTGCTCATTGTGGAGGGCCTGAACGTCCTCGCACCGGCCCGGCCCCGGCACGACGGCCGGCAGGGCCTGGCGCTGAGCGACTTCTTTGACTTCTCCATCTACGTCGACGCCAAGACCTCGTACATCGAGGAGTGGTACGTGGACCGGTTCCGGAAGCTGCGCAGCACGGCCTTCGCGCAGCCCGAGTCCTACTTCCACCGCTACGCCACGCTGTCCGACGAGGAAGCCGAGAACACCGCAAGGGACATCTGGAAGCGGATCAACGAGCCCAACCTGGAGGAGAACGTGCTGCCCACGCGCGGCCGGGCCCAGCTGGTGCTGACCAAAGAGGCGGACCACTCCATCCGCCGCATGCTGCTCCGGAAGGTGTAG
- a CDS encoding M15 family metallopeptidase yields MCYQCGSSSRRSFTRFLAAGAGLTVLAACSPEAPKAVAPSSSTASSAASSPAAVTASASPTAETAAAGQPPEAPSPTPSPSATLARQFSLDDPASPWVVVNKHRALKPADYVPAALVRPAVAISAAGEAVLLNSTTAAAAEAMFAAAARDGVAMVLASGYRSYTTQVATYNGYVAARGQADADTASARPGHSEHQTGWAFDIGDGGGACSFEPCFADQPAATWAKANGHRFGFVVRYPWMLHPITGYYYEPWHLRYVGVEAATDMLNRGIGTLEEYFGLEAAPAYL; encoded by the coding sequence GTGTGCTACCAATGCGGGTCCTCCAGCCGTCGCAGCTTCACCCGTTTCCTCGCAGCCGGAGCCGGGCTGACTGTCCTGGCCGCCTGCTCGCCGGAGGCACCCAAGGCGGTGGCGCCGTCGTCGTCCACTGCTTCATCTGCAGCCTCCTCCCCTGCCGCCGTCACTGCTTCGGCCAGCCCGACGGCGGAAACGGCCGCGGCGGGCCAGCCACCGGAGGCGCCGTCCCCCACGCCGTCCCCGTCAGCCACGTTGGCGCGGCAGTTTTCGCTTGACGACCCGGCCAGCCCGTGGGTCGTTGTGAACAAGCACCGGGCGCTGAAACCGGCGGACTATGTGCCGGCCGCCTTGGTGCGTCCCGCCGTGGCCATTTCTGCTGCGGGTGAGGCGGTGCTTCTGAACAGCACGACGGCGGCGGCGGCCGAGGCGATGTTCGCGGCCGCCGCGCGGGATGGCGTGGCAATGGTCCTGGCCAGTGGCTACCGCTCGTACACCACGCAGGTGGCCACCTACAACGGGTACGTCGCGGCGCGGGGCCAGGCCGACGCCGACACCGCCAGCGCCCGCCCCGGCCACTCGGAACACCAGACGGGGTGGGCGTTCGACATCGGTGACGGCGGAGGCGCCTGCAGCTTCGAACCGTGCTTCGCCGACCAGCCCGCGGCGACCTGGGCAAAGGCGAACGGGCACCGGTTCGGGTTCGTGGTGCGGTATCCGTGGATGCTGCATCCCATCACGGGGTATTACTACGAGCCGTGGCACCTGCGGTACGTGGGGGTGGAGGCGGCGACGGACATGCTGAACCGCGGCATCGGCACTCTGGAGGAATACTTCGGCCTGGAGGCGGCGCCGGCGTACCTGTAG
- the mscL gene encoding large conductance mechanosensitive channel protein MscL — MLSGFKNFIMKGNVVDLAVAVVMGTAFGAVVTALVNKVLMPFVSGLVGAPNFDSFARVELNGNAIEFGVLLTAVVNFLLIAAAIYFVVVMPMNIMIERRNRRLGINQDVKKDAAEDPQVALLTEIRDALKERSV, encoded by the coding sequence ATGCTTAGTGGATTCAAGAACTTCATTATGAAGGGCAATGTGGTTGACCTTGCCGTGGCCGTCGTCATGGGTACTGCGTTCGGCGCGGTGGTGACGGCGCTGGTGAACAAGGTGTTGATGCCCTTCGTTTCCGGCCTGGTGGGCGCGCCCAATTTCGACAGCTTCGCACGGGTGGAGCTGAACGGCAACGCCATCGAGTTCGGGGTACTGCTGACCGCCGTGGTGAACTTCCTGCTGATTGCCGCCGCCATCTACTTTGTGGTGGTCATGCCGATGAACATCATGATCGAGCGCCGCAACCGCCGGCTGGGGATCAACCAGGACGTGAAGAAGGATGCCGCCGAGGACCCGCAGGTTGCGCTGTTGACCGAGATCCGGGACGCGCTGAAGGAACGCTCGGTGTAA
- a CDS encoding TadE/TadG family type IV pilus assembly protein has translation MHRRESGAVAVELALVAPLLLALIAGIVEFSYAYNTQISLSQAAREAARTYAVTKSWSQATAQGILGAPGSGLSAGDFVLTPTTCSGTDQTVQVTVKHTFNSPTGFALDVQGTSISFANTFVTTGVGAMRCSG, from the coding sequence GTGCATAGGCGGGAGAGTGGCGCCGTTGCCGTTGAACTGGCCCTGGTCGCGCCCCTCCTTCTGGCGCTGATCGCGGGGATCGTCGAGTTCTCATACGCCTACAACACTCAAATCTCCCTTAGTCAGGCCGCCCGCGAAGCTGCGAGGACCTACGCCGTTACCAAATCATGGTCCCAGGCGACGGCACAGGGAATCCTGGGCGCTCCCGGAAGCGGCCTCTCGGCCGGCGACTTCGTCCTCACCCCCACAACGTGCTCCGGAACGGACCAAACCGTCCAGGTAACTGTCAAACACACCTTCAATTCCCCAACGGGTTTCGCGCTGGACGTGCAAGGCACCAGCATCTCGTTTGCAAACACATTTGTCACAACTGGAGTAGGAGCCATGCGATGCAGTGGCTGA
- a CDS encoding holo-ACP synthase: MIVGIGVDVVDIERFGRQLERTPGLRDRLFVPAERELHIRSLAARFAAKEAVAKVLGAPAGMNWQDCWIGLDQNGPTVQVKGTVLAVAEAKGVKRWHLSISHDGGIATATVLAEG; encoded by the coding sequence ATGATCGTTGGCATTGGGGTAGACGTAGTAGACATCGAGCGGTTCGGCCGCCAGCTGGAGCGGACGCCGGGCCTGCGGGACCGCCTGTTCGTACCAGCCGAGCGGGAATTGCACATCCGCTCCCTTGCCGCCCGGTTCGCCGCGAAGGAAGCGGTGGCCAAGGTCCTCGGGGCGCCGGCTGGCATGAACTGGCAGGACTGCTGGATCGGCCTCGACCAGAACGGGCCCACTGTCCAGGTGAAGGGCACGGTCCTGGCGGTTGCCGAGGCCAAGGGCGTCAAGCGCTGGCACCTCTCAATCAGCCACGACGGCGGCATCGCCACCGCCACGGTCCTGGCCGAGGGCTGA
- a CDS encoding Flp family type IVb pilin, with amino-acid sequence MTSLMVSMMAFVANVKDRFESEKGATATEYSLLVGLIALVLVGGVGIFGGALNTWFDNLGGIVAGWTTPAAPAGP; translated from the coding sequence ATGACTTCTCTGATGGTCTCAATGATGGCTTTTGTCGCTAACGTCAAGGATCGGTTCGAATCTGAAAAGGGCGCAACTGCGACGGAGTACTCACTGTTGGTCGGTCTGATCGCGCTGGTACTCGTCGGCGGCGTAGGTATCTTCGGCGGCGCCTTGAACACTTGGTTTGACAACCTCGGCGGCATCGTGGCCGGCTGGACGACTCCTGCCGCTCCTGCCGGGCCGTAG
- the glmS gene encoding glutamine--fructose-6-phosphate transaminase (isomerizing), with protein MCGIVGYVGRRVDGAINGHSALDVVLEGLRRLEYRGYDSAGVAVVSDGTIESRKKSGKLSNLIGELEARPLPETVTGIGHTRWATHGGPTDRNAHPHLADGGKLAVIHNGIIENFAELKLELLKKGVEFLSETDTEVAAALLADILRNQLGGDPANGGLTKAMELACQRLEGAFTLLAVHANQPDVVVAARRNSPLVVGLGEGENFLGSDVSGFIDYTRRAVELGQDQIVTITADSVEITDFYGNPAQGKEYHVDWDPASAEKGGFSSFMEKEIHDQPDAVAQTLLGRSDLDGKLTLDELRIDPERLKQVNKIIVLACGTAAYAGMVAKYAIENWCRIPTEVELAHEFRYRDPILDENTLVVSISQSGETMDTLMAVRYAREQGAKTISICNTNGSTIPRESDAVLYTHAGPEIAVASTKAFLAQITAAYLLGLYLAQLRGNIFTGQIKDVLADLGKIPDKIQTILDNAGPLRELARSMANEKSVLFLGRHVGYPVALEGALKLKEIAYIHAEGFAAGELKHGPIALIDEGQPVFVVVPSPRGRDSLHAKVVSNIQEVRARGARTLVIAEEGDEAVKAYAEYVFYVPETPTLLMPLLTTVPLQIFAAELAAAKGYDVDQPRNLAKSVTVE; from the coding sequence ATGTGTGGAATCGTGGGGTATGTAGGCCGTCGGGTTGACGGTGCAATTAACGGTCACAGTGCGCTGGACGTTGTCCTTGAGGGACTGCGCCGCCTGGAGTACCGCGGTTATGACTCCGCCGGTGTGGCTGTGGTGTCGGATGGCACGATTGAGTCGCGGAAGAAGTCCGGGAAGCTGAGCAACCTGATTGGTGAGCTGGAGGCCCGGCCGCTGCCGGAGACCGTCACGGGGATCGGGCACACGCGGTGGGCGACGCACGGCGGCCCGACGGACCGCAACGCGCACCCGCACCTGGCTGACGGCGGCAAGCTGGCCGTGATCCACAACGGCATCATCGAAAACTTCGCCGAACTCAAGCTCGAGCTGCTGAAAAAGGGCGTTGAGTTCCTGTCCGAGACGGACACCGAGGTCGCCGCCGCGCTGCTGGCGGACATCCTCCGGAACCAGCTGGGCGGGGACCCCGCCAACGGCGGCCTCACCAAGGCTATGGAGCTGGCCTGCCAGCGCCTTGAGGGCGCCTTCACCCTGCTCGCGGTGCACGCGAACCAGCCCGACGTCGTCGTGGCCGCCCGCCGCAACTCACCGCTGGTGGTGGGCCTGGGCGAGGGGGAAAACTTCCTGGGCTCGGACGTGTCCGGGTTCATCGATTACACGCGCCGCGCCGTGGAGCTGGGGCAGGACCAGATCGTCACGATCACCGCCGATTCCGTGGAGATCACTGATTTTTACGGTAACCCGGCGCAGGGCAAGGAATACCACGTGGACTGGGACCCGGCGTCGGCCGAAAAGGGCGGGTTCTCCTCGTTCATGGAGAAGGAAATCCATGACCAGCCCGATGCCGTGGCGCAGACCCTGCTGGGCCGGTCCGACCTGGACGGCAAGCTGACCCTGGATGAGCTGCGGATCGACCCGGAGCGGCTGAAGCAGGTCAACAAGATCATCGTGCTGGCCTGCGGCACCGCCGCCTATGCGGGCATGGTGGCGAAGTACGCCATCGAGAACTGGTGCCGGATCCCCACCGAGGTGGAGCTCGCGCACGAGTTCCGCTACCGGGACCCGATCCTGGACGAGAACACCCTGGTGGTCTCCATCTCCCAGTCGGGGGAGACCATGGACACGCTGATGGCGGTCCGGTACGCCCGGGAACAGGGCGCCAAGACCATCTCGATCTGCAACACCAACGGCTCCACCATCCCGCGTGAATCCGACGCCGTGCTGTACACGCACGCCGGGCCGGAGATCGCGGTGGCCTCCACCAAGGCGTTCCTGGCCCAGATCACGGCCGCGTACCTGCTGGGCCTGTACCTGGCCCAGCTGCGCGGGAACATCTTCACCGGGCAGATCAAGGACGTCCTCGCGGACCTTGGCAAGATCCCGGACAAGATCCAGACCATCCTGGACAACGCCGGCCCGCTGCGTGAACTGGCCCGGTCCATGGCCAACGAGAAGTCCGTGCTGTTCCTGGGCCGGCACGTGGGCTACCCCGTGGCCCTCGAGGGCGCGCTGAAGCTCAAGGAAATCGCATACATCCACGCCGAAGGGTTCGCCGCCGGTGAGCTCAAGCACGGCCCCATCGCCCTGATCGATGAAGGCCAGCCGGTGTTCGTGGTGGTCCCGTCCCCGCGCGGGCGCGACTCGCTGCACGCCAAGGTGGTCTCCAACATCCAGGAAGTCCGCGCCCGCGGCGCCCGGACCCTGGTCATCGCCGAGGAAGGCGACGAAGCCGTCAAGGCCTACGCCGAGTACGTCTTCTACGTCCCCGAAACCCCCACCCTGCTCATGCCGCTGCTGACCACCGTCCCGCTGCAGATCTTCGCCGCGGAACTCGCCGCGGCCAAGGGCTATGACGTGGACCAGCCCCGCAACCTCGCCAAGAGCGTCACCGTCGAGTAG
- the rpsI gene encoding 30S ribosomal protein S9, which produces MAQNEETTEVVEAEENLTSYTSESSAADAAAPKKERPALTVAGAAVGRRKEAVARVRVVPGSGKWTINGRALDNYFPNKLHQQDVNEPFKILDLEGAYDVIARIHGGGISGQAGALRLGIARSLNEIDVENNRATLKKAGYLSRDARVIERKKAGLKKARKAQQYSKR; this is translated from the coding sequence GTGGCTCAGAACGAAGAGACCACCGAGGTCGTCGAGGCCGAGGAAAACCTGACCAGCTACACCTCTGAAAGCTCAGCTGCTGACGCCGCTGCGCCGAAGAAGGAGCGCCCGGCCCTGACCGTTGCCGGCGCAGCAGTTGGCCGCCGCAAGGAAGCCGTTGCACGCGTTCGCGTTGTGCCCGGCTCCGGCAAGTGGACCATCAACGGCCGTGCGCTGGACAACTACTTCCCGAACAAGCTGCACCAGCAGGACGTCAACGAGCCCTTCAAGATCCTTGATCTTGAAGGCGCCTACGACGTTATCGCCCGTATCCACGGCGGCGGCATCTCCGGCCAGGCCGGCGCCCTGCGCCTCGGCATCGCCCGGTCGTTGAACGAGATCGACGTCGAGAACAACCGCGCTACCCTCAAGAAGGCCGGCTACCTCTCACGTGACGCCCGCGTCATCGAGCGTAAGAAGGCTGGCCTCAAGAAGGCCCGTAAGGCTCAGCAGTACTCCAAGCGCTAA
- a CDS encoding NAD(P)H-hydrate epimerase: MISAYTGTQVRAAEQPLLAAGLGDVLMQRAAHGLANAVVHELKARRTRLNGARLVVLAGKGNNGGDGLFAAAFLAARGMRTTAVLTGDAAHQAGLAAFERAGGRVHWLTEAALPGLAAEAAAADVVIDAILGTGAQGGLRGSAADLVSIITGHCPRGVVLACDLPSGVDADTGEASAPVLPADLTVTFGGAKNGLLTDPGADYAGRVLVVEIGIEEHLPEPALRRLEDADMAGLLPHPARRAQKYSRGVLGVVAGSEDYPGAAVLACRGALAAGVGMVRYLGPPSVAHLVRQSCPEVVCSTGTVAENRVQAWLVGSGMGPQDHDQLARARDALASGLPVVADAGALPALPDRLAPHVVLTPHAGELASLFQRLGGGEDREAVEAGTLAAVRQAADRTGATVLLKGASTLVAAPAGTTFSQADGTPWLATAGSGDVLAGVIGALLAQAGSDVGRFRKLGIEPEGQWAAIAALGAALHGQAGGAASEAVAGGPIAAGGIADAIPETWGKVSMLSNYGARKRNSHSQPLR; the protein is encoded by the coding sequence GTGATCAGCGCCTACACCGGAACGCAGGTCCGGGCAGCGGAACAACCCCTCCTGGCCGCCGGGCTGGGGGACGTGCTCATGCAGCGCGCCGCGCACGGGCTGGCCAACGCCGTCGTCCATGAACTCAAGGCACGCCGCACCCGCCTCAACGGGGCCCGCCTTGTGGTGCTTGCCGGCAAGGGCAACAACGGCGGTGACGGCCTTTTTGCCGCCGCGTTCCTTGCCGCCCGGGGGATGCGTACGACGGCGGTACTCACCGGGGACGCCGCCCACCAGGCTGGTCTCGCCGCATTTGAGCGCGCCGGCGGCCGGGTGCACTGGCTCACCGAAGCGGCACTTCCCGGACTGGCCGCCGAAGCCGCCGCGGCCGACGTCGTGATTGATGCAATCCTGGGCACGGGTGCCCAGGGCGGCCTGCGGGGGAGCGCCGCGGACCTGGTCAGTATCATCACTGGCCACTGCCCGCGTGGCGTTGTCCTCGCCTGCGACCTTCCCAGCGGTGTGGATGCCGATACCGGTGAGGCTTCCGCTCCGGTCCTGCCCGCGGATCTGACGGTGACGTTCGGGGGAGCGAAGAACGGCCTGTTGACAGACCCCGGTGCGGACTATGCCGGGCGCGTCCTGGTCGTGGAAATCGGCATTGAGGAGCACCTCCCGGAGCCGGCCCTCCGCCGCCTCGAGGACGCTGACATGGCAGGCCTCCTGCCGCACCCGGCCCGGCGCGCCCAGAAGTACTCCCGCGGCGTCCTGGGGGTGGTGGCGGGATCCGAGGACTATCCCGGCGCCGCGGTCCTTGCGTGCCGCGGCGCGCTGGCCGCCGGTGTGGGCATGGTCCGTTACCTCGGCCCGCCGTCGGTGGCCCACCTGGTCCGCCAGTCCTGCCCTGAGGTTGTCTGCAGCACCGGGACGGTGGCCGAAAACCGCGTGCAGGCCTGGCTGGTGGGCTCGGGCATGGGTCCGCAGGACCACGACCAGCTGGCGCGCGCACGGGACGCACTTGCGTCAGGCCTCCCCGTGGTGGCCGACGCCGGCGCGCTGCCCGCACTTCCTGACAGGCTCGCCCCGCATGTGGTGCTGACCCCGCACGCCGGCGAACTCGCCTCACTGTTCCAGCGCCTGGGCGGCGGGGAGGACAGGGAAGCGGTGGAAGCCGGAACGCTCGCCGCTGTCCGCCAGGCCGCTGACCGCACCGGGGCCACCGTCCTGCTCAAGGGCGCCAGCACCCTCGTGGCCGCACCCGCGGGCACCACCTTCAGCCAGGCGGACGGCACACCGTGGCTCGCCACCGCCGGCAGCGGGGACGTCCTGGCCGGCGTCATCGGTGCGCTGCTCGCCCAGGCGGGGTCCGACGTCGGACGCTTCAGGAAGCTGGGCATCGAACCGGAGGGGCAGTGGGCCGCCATCGCCGCGCTGGGGGCCGCACTGCACGGCCAGGCCGGGGGGGCGGCGTCCGAGGCGGTAGCGGGTGGACCGATCGCCGCTGGCGGAATTGCTGACGCCATACCTGAAACGTGGGGTAAAGTCAGCATGCTTAGTAACTATGGAGCACGGAAACGTAATAGTCACAGCCAGCCACTACGGTAG